The following proteins come from a genomic window of Gynuella sunshinyii YC6258:
- a CDS encoding transporter substrate-binding domain-containing protein, with translation MYFLKKLAMVVICSLTFFQVAQADQLADIQKAGVLKVAVPQDFPPFGSVGADLKPQGYDIDMAAYLAKELNVKLELVPVTSANRIPYLQTRKVDLVISSLGKNPEREKAIDFSKPYAPFFLGVFGLDDVKVSSATDLTGKTVGVTRGAVEDIELTKILPESATMKRFEDNNTTISAFLSGQVDLIATGNLVVTSIAERNPARMPVTKFMLKNSPCYVGVHKGEPELMDKVNELIAKAYSAGVLENISQKWLKASYPKELASM, from the coding sequence ATGTATTTTCTCAAGAAACTGGCGATGGTGGTGATCTGTTCTCTGACATTTTTTCAGGTGGCTCAGGCGGACCAGTTGGCGGATATTCAAAAAGCCGGAGTGCTAAAAGTTGCAGTTCCCCAGGACTTCCCTCCCTTTGGATCGGTAGGAGCTGATTTAAAACCTCAGGGCTACGATATCGATATGGCCGCATACCTGGCTAAAGAGTTAAATGTAAAGTTGGAGCTGGTCCCAGTCACCAGTGCCAATCGAATTCCATACCTGCAAACCAGAAAAGTGGATTTGGTGATATCGAGCCTCGGTAAAAATCCTGAGCGGGAGAAAGCCATCGATTTTTCCAAGCCTTATGCGCCATTTTTCCTGGGTGTGTTCGGTCTCGATGATGTCAAAGTCAGCAGCGCAACAGATCTGACTGGAAAAACCGTTGGGGTAACACGGGGTGCTGTTGAAGATATTGAGCTAACCAAAATATTACCCGAATCAGCGACAATGAAACGATTCGAAGATAATAACACGACTATTTCTGCATTTTTGTCTGGTCAGGTGGATTTGATTGCAACAGGAAACCTGGTAGTCACGTCAATTGCCGAGCGTAATCCTGCCCGCATGCCAGTGACCAAGTTCATGCTTAAAAATTCTCCCTGCTATGTCGGTGTTCATAAGGGTGAACCGGAGTTAATGGATAAGGTTAATGAGCTGATTGCCAAGGCATACAGCGCAGGTGTGCTGGAAAATATTTCTCAAAAATGGCTGAAAGCCTCTTATCCGAAAGAACTCGCCAGTATGTAA
- a CDS encoding amino acid ABC transporter permease — translation MDYQFNFADLLNYRDVWISGIWMTVQLTIFATVGGLLLGILGAAARNHPLRPINMVASMYVEVIRNTPFIVQLFFIFFGLPAAGIKLTEVQAGMIAMIINLGAYLTEIIRAGINVTPKGQIEAARTLGLSSRQIFIRIVLPPAIERVYSSIVSQCIIVMLGSAVVSQISVPELTYAANFVQSRNFLSFESYFVTAGIYLLLAFLMRVLFALLGNYLFSRKEKAI, via the coding sequence ATGGATTATCAATTTAATTTTGCTGACCTGTTGAATTATCGGGACGTGTGGATCTCTGGTATCTGGATGACCGTCCAGCTGACGATATTTGCGACAGTCGGAGGATTGTTGCTAGGGATTCTTGGCGCCGCTGCTCGTAACCACCCATTGCGTCCGATCAATATGGTTGCCTCAATGTATGTTGAAGTAATACGCAATACACCATTTATTGTGCAGTTGTTTTTTATCTTTTTCGGGCTTCCGGCTGCAGGTATCAAATTGACGGAAGTTCAGGCCGGTATGATTGCCATGATTATCAATCTGGGAGCATATCTGACAGAAATCATCCGTGCCGGAATTAATGTAACGCCCAAAGGACAGATAGAAGCCGCCAGAACTTTGGGGCTCTCAAGCCGGCAGATATTTATCCGGATCGTATTACCACCGGCCATCGAACGGGTTTACAGCTCCATCGTCAGTCAGTGCATTATCGTGATGCTGGGATCGGCGGTGGTGTCACAGATTTCTGTTCCTGAGCTAACTTATGCAGCTAACTTCGTACAGTCGAGAAACTTCCTGAGTTTTGAATCCTATTTTGTAACCGCCGGCATTTATCTGTTGCTGGCATTTTTGATGCGGGTGTTATTTGCCTTGTTGGGAAATTATCTGTTTTCCAGAAAGGAGAAAGCCATATGA
- a CDS encoding amino acid ABC transporter permease, which translates to MMQITDWDILRNLLLAARWTILLSLIAFAGGATAGLLLTFLRISRRRSLIWMTRIYIELFQGTPLLMQLFLAFFGLGLLGIDISPWGAAAWALTLFSSAFLSDIWRGCVESVPKGQWEAARCLGLGYVQIMRYVILPQALRVAIPPTVGFSVQIVKGTALASIIGFVELTKAGTMLNNATFQPFKVFAIVAVIYFLLCYPLSKASQYLERKLNVARKHS; encoded by the coding sequence ATGATGCAGATAACTGATTGGGATATCCTGAGGAACCTGCTGCTGGCTGCCCGTTGGACGATTTTGTTATCGCTGATTGCATTTGCCGGTGGTGCCACGGCGGGACTGCTGTTGACATTTTTACGTATCAGTCGACGCAGGTCACTGATCTGGATGACCCGAATCTACATCGAGCTGTTCCAGGGAACCCCACTGCTGATGCAATTGTTTCTGGCCTTTTTTGGCCTGGGATTGCTGGGTATTGATATTTCACCCTGGGGAGCTGCGGCCTGGGCGTTGACACTGTTTTCCAGTGCTTTTTTAAGTGACATATGGCGGGGTTGCGTGGAAAGTGTTCCAAAGGGTCAATGGGAAGCCGCACGCTGTCTTGGATTGGGTTATGTCCAGATTATGCGTTATGTCATTTTGCCCCAGGCGTTAAGGGTGGCGATTCCGCCGACCGTGGGTTTTTCGGTACAGATTGTCAAAGGTACTGCGCTTGCGTCCATTATCGGTTTTGTTGAACTGACCAAAGCAGGCACCATGCTCAATAATGCCACTTTTCAGCCCTTTAAAGTGTTTGCCATCGTTGCTGTGATTTATTTTTTACTGTGCTATCCATTATCAAAAGCCAGTCAGTATCTGGAGAGAAAGTTAAATGTCGCTCGTAAACATTCGTGA
- a CDS encoding amino acid ABC transporter ATP-binding protein encodes MSLVNIRDVHKFYGDLHVLKGIDLDIQAGEVVSIIGRSGSGKSTLLRCMNGLEQYDQGTIIVDNKEVSTDEFQVRKLSESVGMVFQSFNLFPHLTVGENIMLAPRIIKHRSKEEARELALDVLDKVGLRDKFGQYPENLSGGQQQRVAIARSLAMSPKVLLCDEITSALDPELVGDVLKVLEQLAADGMTLILVTHEMNFARDVGDRIVFMHQGKVWESGPAKELLANPQTTELQSFIGAVL; translated from the coding sequence ATGTCGCTCGTAAACATTCGTGATGTTCATAAGTTCTATGGTGACTTACATGTCCTGAAAGGTATTGATCTTGATATTCAGGCGGGTGAGGTGGTGTCTATTATTGGTCGTAGCGGCTCTGGAAAAAGTACTCTGCTGCGATGCATGAATGGTCTTGAGCAATATGATCAGGGCACGATTATTGTCGATAACAAAGAAGTCAGTACCGATGAGTTTCAGGTGCGTAAACTCAGCGAAAGTGTCGGTATGGTATTTCAGAGTTTTAATCTGTTTCCACATCTGACCGTGGGCGAAAATATTATGCTGGCGCCACGGATAATCAAACATCGCTCTAAAGAGGAGGCCCGGGAACTGGCTCTGGATGTGCTCGATAAAGTGGGTCTCAGAGATAAGTTTGGTCAGTATCCGGAAAATCTCTCGGGTGGACAGCAGCAGCGTGTAGCCATCGCCAGATCCCTGGCCATGTCGCCCAAAGTGTTGTTGTGCGATGAAATTACCTCAGCACTCGATCCTGAACTGGTGGGTGATGTTCTGAAAGTATTGGAGCAGCTTGCTGCGGATGGCATGACCCTGATTCTGGTGACCCATGAAATGAACTTTGCCCGTGACGTGGGTGACCGCATTGTATTCATGCATCAGGGTAAAGTGTGGGAAAGTGGTCCGGCAAAAGAGCTGCTGGCCAATCCGCAAACCACGGAGTTGCAAAGTTTCATTGGGGCAGTCTTGTAA
- a CDS encoding MarR family winged helix-turn-helix transcriptional regulator — translation MIENDSVTRFIKLYGDVYRCLHASWDKHENYPSAESQAVMNHLLLAGPLTISEAARHFDRAQSAMSELIDRLQAHGLVTRIKDERDRRRTLIWLTEQGRQMQQRLQEVLNRELLRQSLQQLPEAQQQQLFGSMEALVVAAQTILSQQRKHHHE, via the coding sequence ATGATAGAAAATGATTCAGTAACCCGGTTTATAAAACTCTACGGTGATGTTTACCGATGTTTGCATGCCAGTTGGGATAAGCATGAAAACTATCCTTCTGCGGAGTCGCAAGCGGTGATGAATCATTTGCTATTAGCCGGTCCGCTGACCATTTCTGAAGCGGCCAGACATTTTGACCGGGCCCAGTCGGCCATGAGTGAATTGATTGATCGGTTGCAGGCACATGGTCTGGTAACCCGTATCAAAGATGAGCGTGACCGGCGTCGGACATTGATCTGGCTGACCGAGCAGGGACGTCAGATGCAGCAGCGTCTGCAGGAGGTATTAAATCGGGAGTTGTTACGGCAAAGCCTGCAACAACTTCCTGAGGCGCAACAGCAACAGTTGTTCGGTAGTATGGAAGCTTTGGTCGTAGCGGCACAAACAATACTTTCTCAACAGAGGAAACATCATCATGAGTGA
- a CDS encoding zinc ribbon domain-containing protein — protein MSEHRCESCGMPIDDGQFCQYCVDEQGQLQPFEERFERMVQWALSERSDLSRPEAEEQTRQYMRTMPAWKHHPHLQ, from the coding sequence ATGAGTGAACATCGATGCGAAAGCTGTGGAATGCCAATCGACGACGGTCAATTCTGTCAGTACTGTGTAGACGAACAGGGACAGCTACAGCCATTTGAAGAGCGCTTTGAGCGTATGGTGCAGTGGGCGCTGAGTGAACGTTCGGATCTGTCCAGACCTGAGGCTGAAGAACAGACCCGGCAATATATGCGAACCATGCCGGCCTGGAAACATCATCCACACTTGCAATAG
- a CDS encoding glutathione S-transferase family protein, which produces MSNYKLTYFDINGGRAEPLRIGFHIAGIDFEDNRISFPEFAELRSSMPFNAVPVLEIDGVQITQSNAMSRFIGKKAGLYPVDDVQALYCDEVLEAFEDLTHYIVRTFGLQGEELKLAREKLVDGWMSTYLKGLEKLLQRGGGEYYADNQLTMADIRSFVQIRSLCSGSLDHIPVDIVQRVAPGLVEHQARIGSDSRIAGYYATHG; this is translated from the coding sequence ATGTCAAACTATAAACTTACTTACTTCGATATCAATGGCGGACGGGCAGAGCCGCTGCGAATTGGATTTCACATTGCAGGAATTGATTTTGAGGATAACCGTATCTCATTTCCGGAATTCGCTGAACTCCGTTCCTCTATGCCGTTTAATGCAGTTCCGGTGCTCGAAATCGATGGCGTACAGATCACACAGTCCAATGCCATGAGTCGCTTTATTGGTAAGAAGGCAGGGTTGTACCCGGTGGACGATGTTCAGGCATTGTATTGCGACGAAGTTCTGGAGGCCTTTGAAGATCTCACTCATTATATTGTCAGGACATTTGGGTTGCAGGGTGAGGAACTCAAGCTGGCACGTGAAAAACTGGTCGATGGCTGGATGAGTACTTATCTGAAGGGGCTTGAGAAACTGCTTCAGCGGGGTGGTGGAGAATATTACGCAGATAACCAGTTGACGATGGCCGATATTAGATCGTTTGTCCAGATACGTTCACTGTGCTCAGGCTCGCTGGACCACATACCGGTGGATATTGTTCAGCGGGTGGCCCCGGGCTTGGTTGAGCATCAGGCTCGCATTGGATCGGATTCCCGTATCGCTGGGTACTACGCCACGCACGGATAA
- a CDS encoding DMT family transporter, with protein sequence MKTKDLIFILIISLFWGASFLFMRVSAPVFGPVALVMIRMVAAAFILSFIFLSAANRTSLKQNWKAIAIVGLFNNVLPFVLLSFASTRLEAGFTSLINASTPVFAALIGLLWLKNRITRQQLAGLIIGVSGIYVLSIGHLSFKAGGSGWAIMAGLMATLCYGFAINLVKSRLQHVNSQVIAAGSVSFAALMLLGPGLWLWPSEPIGLIHWSNALLLGFLCTGVALLMFYHLVASAGVMASASITFLIPVSAILWGYVVLQEVITFKMIIAMAITFFGTALCNRLIKWPLFKKSAAVP encoded by the coding sequence ATGAAAACCAAAGATCTGATTTTTATATTGATAATTTCCCTGTTCTGGGGAGCTTCTTTTTTATTCATGCGGGTATCTGCACCCGTTTTCGGACCGGTCGCGCTGGTCATGATCCGAATGGTCGCTGCTGCATTCATATTAAGTTTTATTTTTCTATCTGCCGCTAACCGCACTTCGTTGAAGCAAAACTGGAAAGCCATTGCCATAGTGGGATTGTTCAATAACGTACTGCCGTTTGTGCTGCTGTCATTTGCCAGCACCCGACTGGAAGCAGGATTCACCTCTCTGATCAATGCATCCACACCTGTATTTGCCGCCCTCATTGGATTGTTATGGTTAAAAAACCGCATCACCCGCCAACAACTGGCAGGACTTATCATTGGTGTCAGTGGAATTTATGTTTTATCGATCGGGCACTTATCCTTTAAAGCTGGAGGCAGTGGCTGGGCGATCATGGCGGGTCTCATGGCAACGCTTTGTTATGGCTTTGCGATCAATCTGGTCAAATCCCGGCTACAACATGTCAACAGTCAGGTCATTGCTGCCGGCAGTGTTTCCTTCGCTGCGTTAATGCTGCTTGGCCCTGGATTGTGGTTGTGGCCTTCAGAGCCCATCGGATTGATTCACTGGAGTAATGCACTGTTACTGGGATTTTTATGTACCGGCGTTGCGCTATTAATGTTCTATCACCTGGTGGCCAGTGCCGGTGTCATGGCCTCTGCGTCTATCACATTTTTAATACCCGTTTCTGCTATTCTCTGGGGTTATGTGGTGTTGCAAGAAGTCATTACCTTCAAAATGATCATTGCCATGGCCATTACCTTCTTTGGCACCGCTCTGTGCAACCGACTCATTAAATGGCCATTATTTAAAAAATCGGCAGCGGTTCCCTGA
- a CDS encoding LysE family translocator, whose translation MWLAMALFALTMSISPGPVNLISFSIASSHGFKRAFYFVSGATIGFTLLLAVIGLGATQLQSTLPVAIRYMGYAGTAFIIWMGFKVMTADPSLKTDAGHAPNFLHGFLLQWLNPKAWIACISGVSAFNLSSSYGRLVIFVGLYFVICYISMVLWAWAGKQVRALIHDEAMILRVNRIMGGLLILIAAYLAISF comes from the coding sequence ATGTGGTTGGCGATGGCTTTGTTCGCTTTGACAATGTCGATTTCACCGGGTCCGGTTAATCTGATCTCCTTCAGTATTGCGTCCAGTCACGGTTTTAAGCGCGCGTTTTATTTTGTCAGTGGCGCAACAATTGGCTTTACCCTGTTGCTCGCGGTAATCGGCCTGGGCGCAACACAGCTGCAATCAACGTTACCAGTTGCTATCCGGTACATGGGTTATGCCGGTACGGCTTTCATTATCTGGATGGGATTTAAGGTTATGACAGCCGACCCGAGTCTGAAGACCGATGCCGGTCATGCACCCAATTTCCTGCATGGCTTTTTGCTGCAATGGCTCAACCCCAAAGCCTGGATTGCCTGCATCAGCGGGGTATCAGCGTTCAATTTAAGCAGCTCATATGGTCGACTGGTCATATTCGTCGGTCTGTACTTTGTTATCTGCTATATCAGCATGGTCCTGTGGGCCTGGGCAGGCAAGCAGGTACGTGCGCTGATTCATGACGAGGCGATGATTCTGCGAGTGAACCGTATTATGGGAGGATTGCTGATCCTGATCGCCGCTTACCTGGCCATTTCATTTTAA
- a CDS encoding LysR family transcriptional regulator, translating to MIDDLRALAIFAETVRLKSFRQAARALGLSPSVVSYHVTQLEQRVGTALLYRSTRKLSLTSDGEQLYRHASAMLEVARQGISEVVAGGDDLSGQLRLTLPSFLATAPISTSLARFARQFPNLAMQIRYTDVRQDVVGEGIDLAIRAGSLPDNSLRARKIGEIERRLVCTPQYLNDRTSPAGPEALVDWDWILLEMLPAKRMLVHPDGTTFQLQCEGRLRVDSVEAMTHFCRQGLGLCTPPAYMVNADLSSNQLVEIMLPWRVQPIPLYAVWPGNELMNRNTRHLVDFLVSSEPV from the coding sequence ATGATTGATGATTTACGTGCTCTGGCCATATTTGCAGAAACGGTCAGGCTAAAGTCTTTTCGTCAGGCCGCGCGAGCTCTGGGGTTGTCTCCATCGGTCGTGAGTTACCATGTCACTCAACTGGAGCAGCGTGTGGGTACGGCATTGCTTTATCGGTCGACCCGAAAACTGTCCCTGACGTCTGATGGTGAACAGCTTTATCGTCATGCCAGTGCCATGCTGGAGGTTGCTCGTCAGGGAATATCCGAAGTTGTCGCTGGGGGAGATGATCTTTCCGGGCAACTCCGGCTGACGTTGCCTTCTTTCCTGGCAACAGCACCGATCAGTACATCTCTGGCCCGCTTTGCCAGGCAGTTTCCCAATCTGGCGATGCAGATTCGTTATACCGATGTACGTCAGGATGTGGTCGGCGAAGGTATTGACCTGGCCATTAGAGCGGGAAGTTTGCCTGATAACTCATTGCGTGCCAGAAAAATTGGCGAGATTGAACGCAGGCTGGTGTGCACCCCGCAATATCTTAATGACAGAACCAGCCCGGCAGGACCTGAAGCATTGGTGGACTGGGATTGGATTCTATTGGAAATGTTGCCGGCAAAACGAATGCTCGTCCATCCTGATGGCACAACGTTTCAGCTGCAGTGCGAAGGACGTTTGAGGGTGGATAGCGTTGAGGCGATGACACATTTTTGTCGTCAAGGGCTGGGATTGTGTACGCCGCCGGCTTATATGGTTAATGCGGATCTGTCGTCCAATCAGTTGGTGGAAATCATGTTGCCCTGGAGAGTGCAGCCGATTCCGCTGTATGCCGTATGGCCCGGGAATGAATTGATGAACCGGAACACGCGACATTTGGTTGATTTTCTGGTTAGCAGTGAACCGGTTTGA
- the dctP gene encoding TRAP transporter substrate-binding protein DctP, which produces MLSRKLFQLWLLCTVFIASTAQAIEVRFVVGASLDSPRGRMAKVMEGIIERELPGYQVNLIETLGDNNASRELSALQSGQIQFSLLEISTLQTIDSQFAVFSIPFMFRDDTTINQFGNSSQGKRLLSSLAGKGVLGLGYMYGGMKQLLSNIPIKEYSDLRQLNLSYPADNPTDRTTLQVKTTPVANGNLVEALKENRINAQEATYEQIYGNQLHLLYRYILESNHSARTFMLSANSNFWNALSDYDREVFLRATDVALKFGNQLVVAGETNSREQIRLEGGARKKRMSEVMRINWTKQLQPLWNNQANLIGQDLFGAAFDYSHQLHFYTENFPPYNFEENGELKGIAVDFLRLVYDQTKYRDMGLKIELKTWSYGYQAAQNGPNIVLFSTVRSPQREHLFKWAGPITSDQTVALKRKQDNISIFRAEDLNRYKVGVIRDDIGQQLAREQGVKPENMKVYSNADKLVSDLNNGYIDIWIYNLAGAYQFFKKFGYKSDDFTNIYKLSESPLYFAFSPDVDDRVVANIQAAIDDVKHTPEFEKIIQKYQ; this is translated from the coding sequence ATGTTATCTAGGAAACTATTTCAATTATGGCTGCTATGCACAGTATTTATTGCGAGTACGGCACAAGCGATAGAGGTCAGGTTTGTAGTCGGGGCGTCGTTGGATAGTCCCAGAGGACGCATGGCGAAAGTTATGGAGGGTATCATTGAAAGGGAATTACCTGGGTATCAGGTCAATCTGATCGAAACATTGGGCGACAATAATGCAAGTCGTGAACTTTCTGCGCTGCAATCCGGTCAGATACAGTTTTCATTACTGGAAATTTCAACACTACAAACTATTGACTCCCAATTTGCAGTGTTTTCCATCCCCTTTATGTTTCGCGATGACACAACCATTAACCAGTTTGGTAACAGTAGCCAGGGTAAAAGGCTGCTCTCGTCACTGGCGGGCAAAGGTGTGCTTGGTCTGGGTTACATGTATGGAGGCATGAAACAACTGCTATCAAATATACCCATAAAGGAATACAGCGATCTGCGACAACTCAACCTTTCTTATCCAGCGGATAATCCTACTGACCGAACAACCCTGCAGGTTAAAACGACTCCAGTCGCCAACGGCAACCTGGTTGAGGCATTAAAGGAGAACCGGATTAATGCCCAGGAAGCCACTTATGAACAGATATACGGAAATCAGCTGCACTTGCTATATCGATACATTCTTGAGTCCAATCATTCGGCCCGAACTTTTATGCTGTCAGCGAACAGTAATTTCTGGAACGCACTAAGCGATTACGACCGGGAGGTATTTTTACGTGCCACGGATGTTGCGCTGAAGTTTGGCAATCAGCTGGTGGTGGCTGGCGAAACCAATTCCAGGGAGCAAATTCGCCTGGAAGGCGGGGCCAGAAAGAAACGGATGTCGGAGGTTATGCGCATCAACTGGACAAAGCAATTGCAGCCCCTGTGGAATAATCAGGCTAACCTGATTGGGCAGGATCTTTTTGGTGCTGCGTTTGATTATTCTCACCAGCTGCATTTTTACACGGAAAATTTCCCCCCTTACAACTTTGAGGAAAATGGCGAACTGAAAGGCATTGCGGTCGATTTTCTGCGCCTTGTCTATGATCAGACAAAGTACCGGGATATGGGCCTTAAAATAGAGTTGAAAACCTGGTCTTATGGCTATCAGGCGGCCCAGAACGGGCCCAATATTGTGCTGTTCTCCACTGTCCGCTCACCGCAACGAGAGCATCTTTTCAAGTGGGCGGGTCCAATCACTTCGGATCAGACGGTGGCGCTTAAACGCAAGCAGGACAATATCTCTATCTTCCGGGCGGAAGATTTGAACCGCTATAAGGTGGGTGTTATCCGTGATGATATCGGCCAGCAGCTGGCCAGAGAACAAGGGGTAAAACCGGAAAACATGAAAGTGTATTCCAACGCCGACAAACTCGTTTCAGATCTGAACAATGGCTATATCGATATCTGGATATATAACCTTGCCGGTGCGTATCAGTTTTTCAAAAAATTCGGATATAAGAGTGATGACTTTACGAACATCTACAAGCTCAGTGAAAGCCCTCTGTATTTTGCCTTCAGTCCGGATGTTGATGACAGGGTGGTTGCTAATATTCAGGCAGCTATTGATGACGTAAAGCATACTCCTGAATTCGAGAAAATTATCCAGAAATACCAATAA
- a CDS encoding O-acetyl-ADP-ribose deacetylase, which yields METRCRVVKGDITTLIVDAIVNAANESLLGGGGVDGAIHRAAGPELLEECKGLGGCSTGEAKITRGYYLPARFVIHTVGPVWQGGDKDEPSLLASCYRHCLQLALEHQLQSIAFPAISCGAYGYPVEQAAQIATMEVADHLYENDSLKDVLFVCFGEVEYQAYQQAWEEIMA from the coding sequence ATGGAAACAAGATGTCGTGTAGTGAAGGGAGATATTACTACTTTGATCGTGGATGCCATTGTTAATGCCGCCAACGAATCCCTGTTGGGTGGGGGGGGGGTGGATGGTGCCATTCACCGAGCCGCAGGACCAGAGTTGCTGGAAGAGTGCAAAGGGTTGGGGGGTTGTTCAACCGGTGAGGCGAAGATAACCCGTGGCTACTATTTGCCAGCCCGTTTTGTTATTCATACAGTGGGCCCTGTTTGGCAGGGAGGGGACAAAGATGAGCCATCTTTGCTGGCTTCCTGTTATCGCCATTGCCTGCAACTGGCGCTTGAACATCAACTGCAAAGCATTGCTTTTCCGGCTATCAGTTGTGGTGCTTATGGTTATCCGGTTGAACAGGCTGCGCAGATTGCAACCATGGAAGTGGCCGATCATTTATATGAGAACGATTCTCTGAAGGATGTTCTGTTCGTCTGTTTTGGAGAGGTTGAATACCAGGCCTATCAGCAGGCCTGGGAAGAAATCATGGCATAA
- a CDS encoding methyl-accepting chemotaxis protein — protein sequence MNKYVSVQAKILIPLAVIFLVTMGLVSAYSANQQKQEAVINSTDNTTALINAYMDSLNAMMFSGSMAMRETLRQKIMSQEEVKETRVLRGEAVTNLFGPGFDSEKPVDELDRKGLNGERSVVLEKIEGERVLTIVQPFFASENHNGTNCLSCHNVPENTLLGAIRMSYSLGKIDSAVEKGIWTMLGINVAIFAVGLVLIGLLVRSVVISPLRQVRQTMSAVAANTDLSLRIHLKSHDEFKDVGLAINEMLDHFSLTIKDLINTGHRLSRSSDQLLEVADQTQHDISDQEQQVHYLTTAIEQMSEAARDVAENSASAKAAAQQALDDAIRGKLQVDEVAASIKELANKVEGASTVVTRLAEGTEQIRNILGAITGIAEQTNLLALNAAIEAARAGDQGRGFAVVADEVRNLAMRTQKETQEINNTIQRLNDASEEAIKVMADGVDQAATNVDQARQANSALEAITLAVSDITDLNTRIATAVEEQSAVAQEINRNIHTINKISESSNQGATRTAETGRDVSEVTDSLNQLVNRFRV from the coding sequence GTGAATAAATACGTATCAGTACAGGCAAAGATTTTAATACCGCTGGCTGTCATTTTTCTGGTTACGATGGGCCTGGTAAGCGCTTATTCTGCCAATCAGCAAAAACAGGAAGCTGTCATAAATTCTACCGACAACACCACGGCCCTGATCAATGCCTACATGGACAGCCTGAATGCCATGATGTTCAGCGGCAGTATGGCCATGCGGGAAACGTTACGACAAAAAATAATGTCGCAAGAAGAAGTCAAGGAAACCCGGGTATTGCGTGGAGAAGCGGTCACGAATCTGTTCGGGCCTGGTTTTGATTCCGAAAAACCCGTTGATGAGCTTGATCGAAAAGGACTCAATGGCGAGCGTTCGGTGGTACTGGAAAAAATAGAGGGCGAACGGGTGCTCACGATCGTACAGCCTTTTTTTGCCTCGGAAAATCACAACGGCACCAATTGCCTTAGCTGCCATAATGTGCCGGAGAATACACTGCTCGGCGCAATTCGAATGTCTTATTCACTGGGCAAGATCGATTCTGCTGTTGAAAAAGGGATATGGACGATGCTGGGCATCAATGTGGCTATCTTTGCTGTTGGCCTGGTGCTCATAGGCCTGTTGGTTCGTTCGGTAGTGATTTCACCATTACGCCAGGTTCGTCAAACCATGTCTGCGGTGGCTGCCAATACCGACCTGAGCCTTAGAATTCATCTCAAATCCCATGACGAATTCAAAGATGTAGGCCTCGCCATTAATGAAATGCTGGATCACTTCAGTTTAACGATTAAGGATCTCATCAATACCGGTCATCGCCTGAGCCGATCATCGGATCAATTGCTCGAAGTGGCTGACCAGACTCAGCACGATATCTCAGACCAGGAACAACAGGTTCATTATCTGACCACTGCTATTGAACAGATGAGCGAAGCGGCTCGCGATGTTGCCGAAAACTCCGCCAGCGCCAAAGCAGCTGCACAACAGGCTCTGGATGATGCGATACGGGGAAAATTACAGGTGGATGAAGTTGCTGCTTCGATTAAGGAGCTGGCCAATAAAGTGGAAGGGGCTTCCACGGTGGTCACCCGGCTGGCTGAGGGGACAGAACAGATACGCAATATTTTGGGTGCTATTACCGGTATTGCGGAACAAACCAATCTACTGGCACTGAATGCCGCGATTGAAGCTGCCAGAGCCGGAGATCAGGGACGGGGGTTCGCTGTCGTGGCTGATGAGGTTCGTAATCTGGCCATGCGGACACAAAAGGAAACTCAGGAAATCAATAACACCATACAACGACTCAATGATGCTTCCGAAGAAGCCATCAAGGTCATGGCAGATGGGGTTGATCAGGCAGCAACCAATGTGGACCAGGCCAGACAGGCCAACTCAGCCCTGGAGGCCATTACTCTGGCGGTGTCTGACATTACAGATTTGAATACCCGTATTGCCACCGCAGTGGAAGAACAAAGCGCCGTTGCCCAGGAAATCAATCGAAATATTCACACCATTAATAAGATCAGCGAATCTTCCAACCAGGGAGCGACCCGAACAGCAGAAACCGGGCGCGATGTCAGCGAAGTGACCGACAGCCTTAACCAACTGGTTAATCGCTTCCGCGTTTAA